A genomic segment from Oncorhynchus clarkii lewisi isolate Uvic-CL-2024 chromosome 12, UVic_Ocla_1.0, whole genome shotgun sequence encodes:
- the LOC139423159 gene encoding rab5 GDP/GTP exchange factor isoform X1, with protein sequence MSQRKERRGIHVDQSELHCNKGCGYYGNAAWQGLCSKCWREEYQRARQKQIQEDWALAEKLQREEEVAYASIQGAQSQPQPQASLAPFSKFEEKKTNEKTRKVTTVKKFFSPSSRTAPKKAPTVGEEKLTGLRDWRGMFTPPWEMGSPTEALVARLRENQEGKTPSPSISRQSSIETDRVSRDFVDFLKTLHKPGREVHKQSRAFIEIMANKKDLSADELSECVQDFYQNLSDRLMTHFKGSSERVERVMDEVEKYIMTRLYKSVFCPETTDDEEKDLATQNRIRALHWVDIQMLCVPVDEEIPEVSDNVVKAITDVIEMDSKRVPRDKLACITRCSKHIFSAIKITKSEPASADDFLPTLIYIVLKANPPRLQSNIQYITRFCNPSRLMTGEDGYYFTNLCCAVAFIEKLDAQSLNLDPEDFERYMSGQASPRRPEADSGWPQVDPPTGSAASSPALSQVYQNLDLLSGLGSRQDRVLEGVQSLQRDLITWQESVEREVQEILEKYPLEIRLPTPSAIDSDNVENDRLPPPLTPQVFAG encoded by the exons ATGAGTCAGCGGAAGGAGCGCCGCGGGATCCACGTGGACCAGTCAGAGCTGCACTGCAACAAGGGCTGCGGTTACTATGGCAATGCCGCCTGGCAGGGCCTGTGCTCCAAGTGCTGGCGGGAGGAGTACCAGCGGGCCCGGCAGAAGCAGATCCAGGAGGACTGGGCCCTAGCTGAGAA gctgcagagggaggaggaggttgcCTATGCCAGCATCCAGGGGGCCCagtcccagccccaaccccaggcCTCTCTAGCGCCCTTCTCCAAGTTCGAGGAGAAGAAGACCAATGAGAAGACACGCAAGGTGACCACTGTGAAGAAGTTCTTTAGTCCCTCGTCACGGACAGCCCCCAAGAAAG CCCCCACTGTGGGAGAGGAGAAGCTGACAGGCCTCAGGGACTGGAGAGGAATGTTTACTCCCCCTTGGGAAATGGGCTCTCCCACCGAAG CACTGGTGGCAAGACTCAGAG agAACCAGGAGGGCAAGACCCCCAGCCCCTCCATCAGCCGCCAATCAAGCATTGAGACGGACCGTGTCTCCAGAGACTTTGTGGACTTCCTGAAGACCCTGCATAAGCCTGGCCGTGAGGTCCACAAGCAGAGCCGAGCCTTCATCGAGATCATGGCCAACAAAAAG GACTTGAGTGCTGACGAGCTGTCAGAGTGTGTCCAAGACTTCTACCAGAATTTGTCCGACCGCCTCATGACTCATTTTAAAG GCTCTTCAGAGCGTGTGGAGCGAGTGATGGACGAGGTGGAGAAGTACATTATGACACGCCTGTATAAGAGTGTCTTCTGCCCCGAGACCACAGACGATGAGGAGAAAGACCTGGCCACTCAGAACCGGATACG GGCGTTACACTGGGTGGACATTCAGATGCTTTGTGTGCCAGTGGATGAGGAGATCCCAGAGGTTTCAGACAACGTGGTCAAAGCCATAACAG ATGTCATCGAGATGGACTCCAAGCGGGTACCCCGGGACAAGCTAGCGTGCATCACGCGCTGCAGCAAGCACATCTTCAGCGCCATCAAGATCACGAAGAGCGAGCCAGCCTCGGCCGACGACTTCCTGCCCACCCTGATCTACATCGTGCTGAAGGCCAACCCTCCACGCCTGCAGTCCAACATCCAGTACATCACCCGCTTCTGCAACCCCAGCAGGCTCATGACTGGAGAGGACGGATACTACTTCACTAACCTG TGCTGTGCAGTTGCCTTCATCGAGAAACTGGACGCCCAGTCTCTCAACTTGGACCCAGAGGACTTTGAGCGCTACATGTCGGGCCAGGCCTCTCCTCGCAGGCCTGAGGCAGACAGCGGCTGGCCCCAGGTGGACCCTCCTACTGGTTCTGCCGCCTCCAGTCCCGCCCTATCCCAGGTCTACCAGAACCTGGACCTCCTGTCTGGCCTGGGGAGCCGACAAGACAGGGTTCTGGAGGGGGTGCAGAGCCTGCAGAGAGACCTGATCACCTGGCAGGAGAGTGTGGAGCGAGAGGTGCAGGAGATCCTGGAGAAGTACCCGCTGGAGATCCGCCTGCCCACCCCCTCCGCCATTGACTCAGACAACGTGGAAAACGACCGGCTGCCACCACCACTGACGCCCCAGGTGTTTGCTGGGTAA
- the LOC139423159 gene encoding rab5 GDP/GTP exchange factor isoform X2: MSQRKERRGIHVDQSELHCNKGCGYYGNAAWQGLCSKCWREEYQRARQKQIQEDWALAEKLQREEEVAYASIQGAQSQPQPQASLAPFSKFEEKKTNEKTRKVTTVKKFFSPSSRTAPKKAPTVGEEKLTGLRDWRGMFTPPWEMGSPTEENQEGKTPSPSISRQSSIETDRVSRDFVDFLKTLHKPGREVHKQSRAFIEIMANKKDLSADELSECVQDFYQNLSDRLMTHFKGSSERVERVMDEVEKYIMTRLYKSVFCPETTDDEEKDLATQNRIRALHWVDIQMLCVPVDEEIPEVSDNVVKAITDVIEMDSKRVPRDKLACITRCSKHIFSAIKITKSEPASADDFLPTLIYIVLKANPPRLQSNIQYITRFCNPSRLMTGEDGYYFTNLCCAVAFIEKLDAQSLNLDPEDFERYMSGQASPRRPEADSGWPQVDPPTGSAASSPALSQVYQNLDLLSGLGSRQDRVLEGVQSLQRDLITWQESVEREVQEILEKYPLEIRLPTPSAIDSDNVENDRLPPPLTPQVFAG; encoded by the exons ATGAGTCAGCGGAAGGAGCGCCGCGGGATCCACGTGGACCAGTCAGAGCTGCACTGCAACAAGGGCTGCGGTTACTATGGCAATGCCGCCTGGCAGGGCCTGTGCTCCAAGTGCTGGCGGGAGGAGTACCAGCGGGCCCGGCAGAAGCAGATCCAGGAGGACTGGGCCCTAGCTGAGAA gctgcagagggaggaggaggttgcCTATGCCAGCATCCAGGGGGCCCagtcccagccccaaccccaggcCTCTCTAGCGCCCTTCTCCAAGTTCGAGGAGAAGAAGACCAATGAGAAGACACGCAAGGTGACCACTGTGAAGAAGTTCTTTAGTCCCTCGTCACGGACAGCCCCCAAGAAAG CCCCCACTGTGGGAGAGGAGAAGCTGACAGGCCTCAGGGACTGGAGAGGAATGTTTACTCCCCCTTGGGAAATGGGCTCTCCCACCGAAG agAACCAGGAGGGCAAGACCCCCAGCCCCTCCATCAGCCGCCAATCAAGCATTGAGACGGACCGTGTCTCCAGAGACTTTGTGGACTTCCTGAAGACCCTGCATAAGCCTGGCCGTGAGGTCCACAAGCAGAGCCGAGCCTTCATCGAGATCATGGCCAACAAAAAG GACTTGAGTGCTGACGAGCTGTCAGAGTGTGTCCAAGACTTCTACCAGAATTTGTCCGACCGCCTCATGACTCATTTTAAAG GCTCTTCAGAGCGTGTGGAGCGAGTGATGGACGAGGTGGAGAAGTACATTATGACACGCCTGTATAAGAGTGTCTTCTGCCCCGAGACCACAGACGATGAGGAGAAAGACCTGGCCACTCAGAACCGGATACG GGCGTTACACTGGGTGGACATTCAGATGCTTTGTGTGCCAGTGGATGAGGAGATCCCAGAGGTTTCAGACAACGTGGTCAAAGCCATAACAG ATGTCATCGAGATGGACTCCAAGCGGGTACCCCGGGACAAGCTAGCGTGCATCACGCGCTGCAGCAAGCACATCTTCAGCGCCATCAAGATCACGAAGAGCGAGCCAGCCTCGGCCGACGACTTCCTGCCCACCCTGATCTACATCGTGCTGAAGGCCAACCCTCCACGCCTGCAGTCCAACATCCAGTACATCACCCGCTTCTGCAACCCCAGCAGGCTCATGACTGGAGAGGACGGATACTACTTCACTAACCTG TGCTGTGCAGTTGCCTTCATCGAGAAACTGGACGCCCAGTCTCTCAACTTGGACCCAGAGGACTTTGAGCGCTACATGTCGGGCCAGGCCTCTCCTCGCAGGCCTGAGGCAGACAGCGGCTGGCCCCAGGTGGACCCTCCTACTGGTTCTGCCGCCTCCAGTCCCGCCCTATCCCAGGTCTACCAGAACCTGGACCTCCTGTCTGGCCTGGGGAGCCGACAAGACAGGGTTCTGGAGGGGGTGCAGAGCCTGCAGAGAGACCTGATCACCTGGCAGGAGAGTGTGGAGCGAGAGGTGCAGGAGATCCTGGAGAAGTACCCGCTGGAGATCCGCCTGCCCACCCCCTCCGCCATTGACTCAGACAACGTGGAAAACGACCGGCTGCCACCACCACTGACGCCCCAGGTGTTTGCTGGGTAA
- the LOC139423159 gene encoding rab5 GDP/GTP exchange factor isoform X3 — protein MSQRKERRGIHVDQSELHCNKGCGYYGNAAWQGLCSKCWREEYQRARQKQIQEDWALAEKLQREEEVAYASIQGAQSQPQPQASLAPFSKFEEKKTNEKTRKVTTVKKFFSPSSRTAPKKENQEGKTPSPSISRQSSIETDRVSRDFVDFLKTLHKPGREVHKQSRAFIEIMANKKDLSADELSECVQDFYQNLSDRLMTHFKGSSERVERVMDEVEKYIMTRLYKSVFCPETTDDEEKDLATQNRIRALHWVDIQMLCVPVDEEIPEVSDNVVKAITDVIEMDSKRVPRDKLACITRCSKHIFSAIKITKSEPASADDFLPTLIYIVLKANPPRLQSNIQYITRFCNPSRLMTGEDGYYFTNLCCAVAFIEKLDAQSLNLDPEDFERYMSGQASPRRPEADSGWPQVDPPTGSAASSPALSQVYQNLDLLSGLGSRQDRVLEGVQSLQRDLITWQESVEREVQEILEKYPLEIRLPTPSAIDSDNVENDRLPPPLTPQVFAG, from the exons ATGAGTCAGCGGAAGGAGCGCCGCGGGATCCACGTGGACCAGTCAGAGCTGCACTGCAACAAGGGCTGCGGTTACTATGGCAATGCCGCCTGGCAGGGCCTGTGCTCCAAGTGCTGGCGGGAGGAGTACCAGCGGGCCCGGCAGAAGCAGATCCAGGAGGACTGGGCCCTAGCTGAGAA gctgcagagggaggaggaggttgcCTATGCCAGCATCCAGGGGGCCCagtcccagccccaaccccaggcCTCTCTAGCGCCCTTCTCCAAGTTCGAGGAGAAGAAGACCAATGAGAAGACACGCAAGGTGACCACTGTGAAGAAGTTCTTTAGTCCCTCGTCACGGACAGCCCCCAAGAAAG agAACCAGGAGGGCAAGACCCCCAGCCCCTCCATCAGCCGCCAATCAAGCATTGAGACGGACCGTGTCTCCAGAGACTTTGTGGACTTCCTGAAGACCCTGCATAAGCCTGGCCGTGAGGTCCACAAGCAGAGCCGAGCCTTCATCGAGATCATGGCCAACAAAAAG GACTTGAGTGCTGACGAGCTGTCAGAGTGTGTCCAAGACTTCTACCAGAATTTGTCCGACCGCCTCATGACTCATTTTAAAG GCTCTTCAGAGCGTGTGGAGCGAGTGATGGACGAGGTGGAGAAGTACATTATGACACGCCTGTATAAGAGTGTCTTCTGCCCCGAGACCACAGACGATGAGGAGAAAGACCTGGCCACTCAGAACCGGATACG GGCGTTACACTGGGTGGACATTCAGATGCTTTGTGTGCCAGTGGATGAGGAGATCCCAGAGGTTTCAGACAACGTGGTCAAAGCCATAACAG ATGTCATCGAGATGGACTCCAAGCGGGTACCCCGGGACAAGCTAGCGTGCATCACGCGCTGCAGCAAGCACATCTTCAGCGCCATCAAGATCACGAAGAGCGAGCCAGCCTCGGCCGACGACTTCCTGCCCACCCTGATCTACATCGTGCTGAAGGCCAACCCTCCACGCCTGCAGTCCAACATCCAGTACATCACCCGCTTCTGCAACCCCAGCAGGCTCATGACTGGAGAGGACGGATACTACTTCACTAACCTG TGCTGTGCAGTTGCCTTCATCGAGAAACTGGACGCCCAGTCTCTCAACTTGGACCCAGAGGACTTTGAGCGCTACATGTCGGGCCAGGCCTCTCCTCGCAGGCCTGAGGCAGACAGCGGCTGGCCCCAGGTGGACCCTCCTACTGGTTCTGCCGCCTCCAGTCCCGCCCTATCCCAGGTCTACCAGAACCTGGACCTCCTGTCTGGCCTGGGGAGCCGACAAGACAGGGTTCTGGAGGGGGTGCAGAGCCTGCAGAGAGACCTGATCACCTGGCAGGAGAGTGTGGAGCGAGAGGTGCAGGAGATCCTGGAGAAGTACCCGCTGGAGATCCGCCTGCCCACCCCCTCCGCCATTGACTCAGACAACGTGGAAAACGACCGGCTGCCACCACCACTGACGCCCCAGGTGTTTGCTGGGTAA